From one Streptomyces mobaraensis genomic stretch:
- a CDS encoding DUF6278 family protein: MNIPFLDGWRRRHDAARGGVAHGTADWDPEGLAELLSECELLRAQAESAGVALDDGPSSLEALDQLQPRWRGDEELQSWLGNDAGLYLGTVLVRTVGGAAWRIRSDGQPVVLLAGGREVDVVETGHAWAEDGAPELSQVYAELSEN; the protein is encoded by the coding sequence ATGAACATTCCCTTTTTGGACGGCTGGCGCAGGCGGCACGACGCGGCACGCGGGGGCGTCGCGCACGGCACGGCCGACTGGGACCCGGAGGGCCTGGCCGAGCTGCTGTCGGAGTGCGAACTGCTGCGCGCGCAGGCGGAGTCGGCGGGCGTGGCGCTCGACGACGGGCCGTCCTCCCTGGAGGCCCTCGACCAGTTGCAGCCGCGCTGGCGCGGCGACGAGGAGCTCCAGTCCTGGCTGGGCAACGACGCGGGGCTGTACCTGGGGACGGTACTGGTCCGCACGGTCGGCGGCGCGGCCTGGCGGATCCGCTCCGACGGCCAGCCGGTGGTCCTGCTCGCCGGCGGCCGCGAGGTGGACGTGGTCGAGACCGGACACGCGTGGGCGGAGGACGGCGCCCCGGAGCTCTCCCAGGTGTACGCGGAGTTGTCCGAGAACTGA
- a CDS encoding glutamate ABC transporter substrate-binding protein, whose product MAHRTAGRVLSALAAFASPAALAALAVLALLTATAACGKEGSPPIKGPAPGELPAYRVATGFTPPDSPTWRAAKGRGHLTVGVKEDQPYLGEKDPATGAYSGFDIEIARMMSASLGFDPKTLAFRTIASANRETALQNGQIDYYVGTYTINDLRKRQVGFAGPYYVAGQGLLVRKDEKDIEGPQDLDGKRVCSVAGSTPLQRLQREFPKAQAVAYDTYSICVDNLLSLQVSAVTTDDTILMGFAAKAPDELKIAGKPFSKEPYGIGVPRGDTALRLALDDAIEEHERNGDWKKAYDATLGRSGVPAPKPPAVDRYGTGRSAP is encoded by the coding sequence ATGGCACACCGCACCGCCGGCCGGGTCCTGAGCGCCCTCGCCGCCTTCGCCTCTCCGGCCGCCCTCGCAGCCCTCGCCGTCCTCGCCCTGCTCACCGCCACCGCCGCATGCGGCAAGGAGGGCAGCCCGCCGATCAAGGGCCCCGCGCCCGGGGAGCTCCCCGCGTACCGCGTCGCCACCGGCTTCACGCCGCCGGACTCGCCCACCTGGCGCGCGGCCAAGGGCCGCGGCCACCTCACCGTCGGCGTCAAGGAGGACCAGCCCTACCTGGGCGAGAAGGACCCCGCCACCGGCGCGTACTCCGGCTTCGACATCGAGATCGCCCGGATGATGTCCGCCTCCCTCGGCTTCGACCCCAAGACCCTCGCCTTCCGCACCATCGCCTCCGCCAACCGCGAGACGGCCCTGCAGAACGGCCAGATCGACTACTACGTCGGCACCTACACCATCAACGACCTGCGCAAACGCCAGGTCGGCTTCGCCGGTCCGTACTACGTCGCCGGGCAGGGGCTGCTGGTGCGCAAGGACGAGAAGGACATCGAGGGCCCCCAGGACCTGGACGGCAAGCGGGTCTGCTCGGTCGCCGGGTCCACGCCGCTCCAGCGGCTCCAGCGGGAGTTCCCCAAGGCCCAGGCCGTCGCCTACGACACGTACTCCATCTGCGTCGACAACCTCCTCAGCCTCCAGGTCTCCGCCGTCACCACCGACGACACCATCCTCATGGGCTTCGCCGCGAAGGCCCCGGACGAGCTGAAGATCGCCGGGAAACCGTTCTCCAAGGAGCCGTACGGCATCGGCGTCCCGCGCGGCGACACCGCCCTGCGCCTGGCCCTCGACGACGCCATCGAGGAGCACGAGCGGAACGGCGACTGGAAGAAGGCGTACGACGCGACGCTCGGCCGGTCCGGCGTCCCCGCGCCCAAGCCGCCGGCCGTCGACCGCTACGGCACCGGGAGGTCCGCGCCGTGA
- a CDS encoding amino acid ABC transporter ATP-binding protein, with amino-acid sequence MAVDPLIELRGVNKYYGKLHVLRDIDLTVGRGEVVVIIGPSGSGKSTLCRTINRLEPIDSGTITLAGQPLPAEGRALARLRAEVGMVFQSFNLFAHKTVLANVSLAQTKVRGRGREEADRRSRELLERVGLLAHAEKYPAQLSGGQQQRVAIARALAMDPKALLFDEPTSALDPEMINEVLEVMQQLAREGMTMVVVTHEMGFARSAANRVVFMADGRVVEDRVPEEFFTAPESDRAKDFLSKILKH; translated from the coding sequence ATGGCCGTCGATCCGCTGATCGAACTGCGTGGTGTCAACAAGTACTACGGGAAGCTGCACGTCCTCCGGGACATCGACCTCACGGTCGGCCGGGGGGAGGTGGTGGTGATCATCGGTCCCTCGGGCTCCGGAAAGTCGACGCTGTGCCGGACGATCAACCGGCTCGAACCGATCGACTCCGGGACGATCACCCTGGCCGGGCAGCCGCTCCCGGCGGAGGGCCGGGCGCTCGCCCGGCTGCGGGCCGAGGTGGGGATGGTCTTCCAGTCCTTCAACCTGTTCGCGCACAAGACCGTCCTCGCCAACGTCTCGCTGGCCCAGACGAAGGTCCGCGGCCGGGGCAGGGAGGAGGCCGACCGGCGCTCCCGCGAACTCCTGGAGCGGGTGGGGCTCCTGGCCCACGCGGAGAAGTACCCGGCTCAGCTCTCCGGCGGCCAGCAGCAGCGCGTGGCCATCGCCCGCGCGCTGGCCATGGACCCCAAGGCGCTTCTCTTCGACGAGCCGACCTCCGCTCTCGACCCCGAGATGATCAACGAGGTGCTGGAGGTGATGCAGCAGCTCGCCCGCGAGGGCATGACGATGGTCGTCGTCACCCACGAGATGGGCTTCGCCCGCTCCGCCGCCAACCGCGTGGTCTTCATGGCCGACGGCCGCGTCGTCGAGGACCGCGTCCCCGAGGAGTTCTTCACGGCCCCCGAGAGCGACCGGGCCAAGGACTTCCTCTCCAAGATCCTCAAGCACTGA
- a CDS encoding GntR family transcriptional regulator, translated as MGDSRPVYLRIADDLRRRIDDGSLTVGARIPSRSELKRAYAASDQTVDRAVRVLKAAGYAEGQFGRGVFVADRAPLGTLLRTTGAVDTPFAAEIHTARDHHSIRDPHPPCGRPSEGTALTWEATSAEAPAPARIAERLGIAAGDPVLCTEYEYLADRRPVQLATSWEPLAVTAGTDVVHPERGPYARRGVRGRLAAIGVRVVRARELVGSRPATTPEAEALGCTAGQCVTVVERTHFDGDGRAVETSDIVVRADRWRLEYVIPFTG; from the coding sequence GTGGGCGACAGCAGGCCCGTATATCTGCGCATCGCGGACGACCTGCGGCGGCGCATCGACGACGGTTCACTGACCGTCGGCGCCCGGATCCCCTCCCGCTCCGAGCTCAAACGGGCCTACGCGGCCAGCGACCAGACCGTCGACCGGGCGGTCCGGGTGCTCAAGGCCGCGGGGTACGCGGAGGGGCAGTTCGGGCGCGGGGTGTTCGTCGCCGACCGGGCACCGCTGGGCACCCTGCTGCGGACCACGGGCGCGGTCGACACCCCGTTCGCGGCGGAGATCCACACCGCCCGGGACCACCACTCGATCAGGGACCCGCACCCGCCGTGCGGCCGCCCGTCCGAGGGAACCGCGCTGACCTGGGAGGCTACCTCCGCCGAGGCGCCCGCGCCGGCGCGGATCGCCGAGCGGCTGGGCATCGCGGCGGGCGACCCGGTGCTGTGCACGGAGTACGAGTACCTGGCCGACCGCCGCCCGGTGCAGCTCGCCACCAGCTGGGAGCCGCTGGCCGTCACCGCCGGCACCGACGTCGTCCACCCCGAGCGCGGCCCGTACGCCCGCCGGGGCGTGCGCGGCCGGCTGGCGGCCATCGGCGTACGGGTCGTCCGGGCCCGCGAACTCGTCGGCTCCCGCCCGGCCACCACACCGGAGGCGGAGGCGCTGGGCTGCACGGCCGGGCAGTGCGTGACGGTCGTCGAGCGGACGCACTTCGACGGGGACGGACGGGCGGTGGAGACGTCGGACATCGTGGTGCGGGCGGACCGGTGGCGGCTGGAGTACGTGATTCCGTTCACGGGGTGA
- a CDS encoding MarR family transcriptional regulator: MTLDGMKPIGYWLNRTDRALTRAMDGILAEHGLTRTAWQILNVVRAGRGTVADDEVLSVLAANADAAALRAAVRVLLDDGWVNRPAPGRLTLTPEGNRRLAAAAERVDAFRAASAAGISRDEYRTAVLVLERMTRNAEGLGAAAAHAGH, translated from the coding sequence GTGACACTCGACGGCATGAAGCCCATCGGCTACTGGCTCAACCGCACCGACCGGGCCCTCACCCGCGCCATGGACGGCATCCTGGCGGAGCACGGCCTCACCAGGACCGCCTGGCAGATCCTCAACGTCGTCCGCGCCGGGCGCGGGACCGTCGCCGACGACGAGGTCCTGTCGGTCCTCGCCGCGAACGCCGACGCCGCCGCGCTGCGCGCCGCCGTCCGCGTCCTGCTCGACGACGGCTGGGTGAACCGTCCCGCGCCGGGGCGGCTCACCCTCACCCCGGAGGGCAACCGGCGGCTGGCGGCGGCCGCCGAACGCGTCGACGCGTTCCGCGCCGCCTCCGCCGCCGGCATCTCCCGGGACGAGTACCGCACGGCCGTCCTCGTCCTGGAGCGCATGACCCGCAACGCCGAGGGCCTCGGGGCCGCCGCGGCCCACGCCGGCCACTGA
- a CDS encoding globin domain-containing protein encodes MLSPKSTEIVRATLPAVGGAIGEITPLFYDKLFAERPDLLRDLFNRGNQANGSQRQALAGAIAAFATALVEHPDVRPDAMLSRIAHKHAALGVTAEQYELVRRHLFAAIAEVLGEAVTPEVAAAWDEVYWLMANALIALEQRLYEGAGVPAGEVFVPCRVVARHRETADVATFEVRPLDGRELPAGRPGQYVSVRVELPDGARQIRQYSLSGWPDDAFRFSVKRVPGDPAGEVSNHLHDHVDVGAELQVSLPFGDVVLEEGDRPVVLVSAGIGCTPMTGMLAHLAATGSARRVIVVHADRSEADHAFREDTRRLVEKLPDAEAHFWYERPEGEWPAERTGYADLSVIDVPADAVVYLCGPLPFMRAARARLLAAGVAAADLHYEVFGPDLWLGADT; translated from the coding sequence GTGCTGTCCCCGAAGTCGACCGAGATCGTCCGTGCGACCCTGCCCGCCGTGGGCGGGGCCATCGGCGAGATCACGCCCCTCTTCTACGACAAGCTGTTCGCCGAGCGTCCCGACCTGCTGCGCGACCTCTTCAACCGTGGCAACCAGGCCAACGGCAGCCAGCGCCAGGCCCTCGCGGGCGCCATCGCCGCGTTCGCCACCGCGCTGGTGGAGCACCCGGACGTCCGGCCGGACGCGATGCTGTCCCGCATCGCGCACAAGCACGCCGCGCTCGGCGTCACCGCGGAGCAGTACGAGCTGGTCCGGCGGCACCTCTTCGCCGCGATAGCCGAGGTGCTGGGCGAGGCGGTCACCCCCGAGGTGGCCGCGGCCTGGGACGAGGTCTACTGGCTGATGGCCAACGCGCTGATCGCGCTGGAGCAGCGGCTGTACGAGGGCGCGGGCGTCCCGGCCGGCGAGGTCTTCGTGCCGTGCCGCGTCGTGGCCCGCCACCGGGAGACCGCGGACGTCGCCACCTTCGAGGTGCGCCCGCTCGACGGCCGGGAGCTGCCCGCCGGCCGGCCCGGCCAGTACGTCTCCGTCCGCGTCGAACTGCCCGACGGCGCCCGGCAGATCCGCCAGTACAGCCTCTCCGGGTGGCCGGACGACGCCTTCCGGTTCTCCGTCAAGCGCGTCCCGGGCGACCCGGCGGGCGAGGTCTCGAACCACCTCCACGACCATGTGGACGTGGGCGCGGAGCTCCAGGTCAGCCTGCCCTTCGGCGACGTGGTGCTGGAGGAGGGCGACCGCCCGGTCGTGCTCGTCTCCGCGGGCATCGGCTGCACCCCGATGACGGGCATGCTCGCCCACCTGGCCGCGACCGGCTCGGCCCGCCGCGTGATCGTCGTCCACGCCGACCGCAGCGAGGCGGACCACGCTTTCCGCGAGGACACGCGCCGGCTCGTCGAGAAGCTGCCGGACGCCGAGGCGCACTTCTGGTACGAGCGCCCGGAGGGCGAGTGGCCCGCCGAGCGCACGGGTTACGCGGACCTGTCGGTGATCGACGTCCCGGCCGACGCCGTGGTGTACCTGTGCGGGCCGCTCCCCTTCATGCGGGCGGCGCGGGCGCGGCTGCTGGCGGCGGGCGTCGCCGCGGCGGACCTGCACTACGAGGTGTTCGGCCCCGACCTGTGGCTGGGCGCCGACACCTGA
- a CDS encoding amino acid ABC transporter permease: protein MNVLTDNLSLYGDGLLGTVELTVYGSLLALVLGFLMASFRVAPVASLRAFGTVWVTVLRNTPLTLLFFAVVLGLPRFGVVLPFQLFAVLALGCYTSAFICEAVRSGINTVPVGQGEAARSLGMTFGQTLGTVILPQAFRSVIPPIGSTLIALAKNSAIAGSFSVTELLGTYKTLNELGYGIIWTFVWIAVGYLIVTLTISAVFNVLEKRWGVAR, encoded by the coding sequence GTGAACGTCCTGACCGACAACCTCTCCCTCTACGGCGACGGTCTGCTCGGCACCGTCGAACTCACCGTCTACGGCTCGCTGCTGGCCCTCGTCCTCGGCTTCCTGATGGCGTCCTTCCGCGTCGCGCCCGTCGCCTCGCTGCGTGCCTTCGGCACCGTGTGGGTGACGGTCCTGCGGAACACGCCGTTGACGCTGCTGTTCTTCGCGGTGGTGCTGGGCCTGCCGCGCTTCGGCGTGGTGCTGCCCTTCCAGCTCTTCGCGGTGCTCGCGCTCGGCTGCTACACCTCGGCCTTCATCTGCGAGGCGGTCCGCTCGGGCATCAACACCGTGCCCGTCGGCCAGGGCGAGGCCGCCCGCAGCCTGGGCATGACCTTCGGGCAGACGCTCGGCACGGTGATCCTGCCGCAGGCGTTCCGCTCGGTCATCCCGCCGATCGGCTCCACCCTCATCGCCCTCGCCAAGAACTCGGCCATCGCCGGCTCGTTCAGCGTCACCGAGCTGCTCGGCACCTACAAGACCCTCAACGAGCTCGGCTACGGCATCATCTGGACCTTCGTCTGGATCGCCGTCGGCTATCTGATCGTGACCCTGACCATCAGCGCGGTCTTCAACGTGCTGGAGAAGCGCTGGGGAGTGGCCCGGTGA
- a CDS encoding RrF2 family transcriptional regulator — protein MRLTKSTDIALRIAMRLAVTSGGTETAAPTTREVAAAVGVPYTHAAKVVSRMTHLGVVETRRGRGGGLSLTTLGLTGSVGRLVRALEGSGDVVGCEDDPPCPLRGACRLRGALRDAQEAFFAALDPITVQDLVRQPTGPVLLSLATRPEDGPDPHP, from the coding sequence GTGCGACTGACCAAGAGCACGGACATCGCCCTGCGCATCGCCATGCGCCTGGCCGTGACGTCCGGCGGTACCGAGACCGCCGCGCCCACCACCCGTGAGGTGGCGGCCGCGGTGGGGGTGCCGTACACGCACGCGGCCAAAGTGGTCAGCCGTATGACGCACCTGGGGGTCGTGGAGACCCGGAGGGGCCGGGGCGGCGGGCTGTCGCTCACCACCCTGGGGCTGACGGGATCGGTGGGCCGGCTGGTGCGTGCCCTGGAGGGCTCGGGGGACGTCGTCGGCTGCGAGGACGATCCGCCGTGCCCGCTGCGCGGAGCCTGCCGGCTGCGGGGGGCGCTGCGCGACGCGCAGGAGGCGTTCTTCGCCGCGCTCGACCCGATCACCGTCCAGGACCTGGTCAGGCAGCCCACCGGTCCGGTTCTGCTGAGCCTGGCCACCAGACCCGAAGACGGACCCGACCCACACCCCTGA
- a CDS encoding amino acid ABC transporter permease: MTGTALYDIPGPHARRRHRLYGLIASVAIAALVGWVVYLLFDTGQFTAQKWTPFEYVGIQEMLLRGLANTLRAFGYAAAFSLVLGGLLAAGRLSDHRPLRWAATVVVEFFRAMPVLVMIFFVFVALKVQPLPALVTGLTLYNGSVLAEVFRTGVDSVERGQREAAYALGMHKTQVMTYVLVPQAVRAMLPTIISQLVVALKDTSLGFLITYEEFLHAGKLIAGNLDYGLPFIPVVMIIAPVYIGMCMLLSWLATWVAKRQRRSLKTEAVEVAPAEPGTLLPGPAGHHTQP, from the coding sequence GTGACCGGAACCGCCCTGTACGACATCCCCGGCCCGCACGCCCGCCGGCGCCACCGCCTCTACGGCCTGATCGCGAGCGTCGCCATCGCGGCCCTCGTCGGCTGGGTGGTCTACCTCCTCTTCGACACCGGGCAGTTCACGGCGCAGAAGTGGACCCCGTTCGAGTACGTCGGCATCCAGGAGATGCTGCTGCGCGGCCTCGCCAACACCCTCCGCGCCTTCGGCTACGCGGCCGCGTTCTCGCTCGTCCTCGGCGGGCTGCTGGCCGCCGGGCGGCTCTCCGACCACCGGCCGCTCCGCTGGGCGGCCACCGTGGTCGTGGAGTTCTTCCGGGCCATGCCCGTGCTGGTGATGATCTTCTTCGTCTTCGTCGCCCTCAAGGTCCAGCCGCTGCCCGCCCTCGTCACCGGCCTCACCCTCTACAACGGGTCGGTGCTCGCGGAGGTCTTCCGCACCGGCGTCGACTCCGTCGAGCGCGGCCAGCGGGAGGCCGCCTACGCGCTCGGGATGCACAAGACGCAGGTCATGACGTACGTCCTGGTGCCCCAGGCGGTCCGGGCGATGCTGCCGACCATCATCAGCCAGCTCGTCGTCGCCCTGAAGGACACCTCGCTCGGCTTCCTCATCACCTACGAGGAGTTCCTGCACGCCGGCAAGCTGATCGCGGGGAACCTGGACTACGGGCTGCCGTTCATCCCTGTCGTCATGATCATCGCGCCGGTGTACATCGGGATGTGCATGCTGCTGTCCTGGCTGGCCACCTGGGTCGCCAAACGGCAGCGGCGCAGCCTCAAGACGGAGGCGGTGGAGGTGGCACCGGCCGAGCCGGGAACGCTGCTCCCCGGCCCGGCCGGCCACCACACACAGCCTTAG
- a CDS encoding SGNH/GDSL hydrolase family protein: MLRTAHGTAHPERRHRRRAAAGTVVVGAVCAVAFANAPALARPAAPAEPAKEPLPLERLFDNKAVSDDARPREADFDGAGGSFSAQDLAAAGWTPGKELPIDGAALRWPRSAPGTPDNVRAAGQTVRLRGRGDALTFLVAGSAAAGPGGDVSGTGTVRYLDGSRSTYRLTAPDWRRGPLTTKAVGLPHLNTPGGRRTETTRLHAVTVPVARGREVESVVLPQAPRAATGLHVFSMALRAPTNEWTGSWAAPTSGYTAVGPWKDRTLRLVVHGSAGGPRTRIRLENTFAAEPVRIGHATVAVQGKGATAAAAPRTLTFGGKQAAVLPAGTQRFSDPLGFTVPPDTSLLVSIHLPGTVRALPVHNYTNQRSYLTADGGGDRTADRDAGAYTGTLATWPLLTGVDVGGGPGSVVALGDSITDGERSTPDANGRWPDLLSRRLRAQHTVPAYGVLNSGISGNRVVDDRYQGSGPSTTLSGVSAGHRLERDVLAQSQARTVIVFEGVNDIRAGTTATQVIAALRSIAERAHERGLRVIAATIAPCGGFYDCTATADAQRTAINRHIRQNGGVYDAVFDFDAAVRDPQHPERMLPRFDGGDHLHPNDAGMKAFADAVDLRRLVG, translated from the coding sequence ATGCTCCGGACAGCGCACGGCACGGCACACCCGGAACGGCGGCACAGACGGCGGGCGGCGGCGGGAACCGTCGTGGTGGGGGCGGTCTGCGCCGTCGCCTTCGCGAACGCCCCGGCGCTCGCCCGCCCCGCCGCACCGGCCGAACCGGCGAAGGAGCCGCTCCCTCTGGAGCGGCTCTTCGACAACAAGGCGGTGAGCGACGACGCCCGGCCCCGGGAGGCGGACTTCGACGGAGCGGGCGGCTCCTTCTCCGCCCAGGACCTCGCCGCGGCGGGCTGGACCCCCGGCAAGGAACTGCCGATCGACGGCGCCGCGCTGCGCTGGCCGCGCTCCGCGCCGGGCACGCCGGACAACGTCCGCGCGGCCGGGCAGACGGTCCGGCTGCGCGGCCGGGGCGACGCGCTCACCTTCCTCGTCGCGGGGAGCGCGGCCGCCGGGCCGGGCGGTGACGTCAGCGGCACCGGGACCGTCCGCTACCTCGACGGCTCCCGCAGCACGTACCGGCTGACCGCCCCCGACTGGCGGCGCGGCCCGCTGACCACCAAGGCCGTCGGCCTCCCCCACCTCAACACCCCCGGCGGGCGCCGGACGGAGACCACCCGGCTGCACGCGGTGACCGTGCCGGTCGCCCGCGGCCGGGAGGTGGAGTCGGTCGTCCTGCCGCAGGCCCCCCGCGCGGCGACCGGACTGCACGTCTTCTCCATGGCGCTGCGCGCTCCCACGAACGAGTGGACCGGCAGCTGGGCGGCTCCCACGTCCGGGTACACGGCCGTCGGGCCGTGGAAGGACCGGACGCTGCGGCTGGTGGTGCACGGCAGCGCGGGCGGGCCGCGGACCCGGATCCGGCTGGAGAACACGTTCGCCGCCGAGCCGGTGCGGATCGGCCACGCGACCGTCGCCGTACAGGGGAAGGGCGCGACGGCCGCGGCCGCGCCCCGGACGCTCACGTTCGGGGGAAAGCAGGCGGCCGTCCTGCCGGCCGGGACCCAGCGGTTCAGCGATCCGCTGGGATTCACCGTGCCGCCGGACACCAGCCTGCTGGTGAGCATCCATCTGCCCGGCACCGTACGGGCGTTGCCCGTGCACAACTACACCAACCAGCGGTCCTACCTGACCGCCGACGGCGGCGGCGACCGCACCGCCGACCGGGACGCGGGCGCGTACACCGGGACGCTCGCCACCTGGCCGCTGCTCACCGGCGTCGACGTCGGCGGCGGCCCGGGATCGGTGGTCGCGCTCGGCGACTCGATCACCGACGGCGAACGGTCCACCCCCGACGCCAACGGGCGCTGGCCCGACCTGCTGTCCCGGCGGCTGCGCGCCCAGCACACGGTCCCCGCGTACGGCGTCCTCAACAGCGGGATCTCCGGCAACCGGGTGGTCGACGACCGCTACCAGGGCAGCGGCCCGAGCACCACGCTCAGCGGCGTCAGCGCCGGCCACCGGCTGGAACGCGACGTACTGGCACAGTCCCAGGCCCGGACCGTGATCGTCTTCGAGGGCGTCAACGACATCCGCGCCGGCACCACCGCCACCCAGGTGATCGCCGCCCTGCGGTCGATCGCGGAACGGGCGCACGAACGCGGCCTGCGGGTCATCGCGGCGACCATCGCGCCCTGCGGCGGCTTCTACGACTGCACGGCGACGGCCGACGCCCAGCGGACGGCCATCAACCGGCACATCCGGCAGAACGGCGGCGTGTACGACGCGGTCTTCGACTTCGACGCCGCCGTCCGTGACCCGCAACACCCGGAACGGATGCTGCCGCGCTTCGACGGCGGGGACCATCTGCATCCGAACGACGCGGGGATGAAGGCGTTCGCGGACGCGGTGGATCTGCGGCGGCTGGTGGGGTGA